A single region of the Vicia villosa cultivar HV-30 ecotype Madison, WI linkage group LG4, Vvil1.0, whole genome shotgun sequence genome encodes:
- the LOC131599642 gene encoding protein SRG1, with protein MAPVPISTLNVGHIDDVQELRRTKPKTVPQRFVRDMTERPTLQTSLSPQNSDMPVIDFSKLSKGSKEDLLNELRNLSVACQEWGFFQVINHEVEINLMENIEDMSKEFFMLPLEEKQKYPMAPGTVQGYGQAFVFSEDQKLDWCNMFALGIEPHYIRDPNLWPKKPAKLSETIELYSTEINKLCQNLLRYIALGLSLEEDVFEEMFGESVQAIRMNYYPTCSRPDLVLGLSPHSDGSALTVLQQAKGSPVGLQILKDNRWVPVQPIPNALVINIGDTIEVLTNGKYKSVEHRAVAHEEKDRLSIVTFYAPSYQVELGPMQEFVDENHPCKYRRYNHGEYSKHYVTNKLQGKRTLDFAKVENVNDTTN; from the exons ATGGCTCCTGTGCCAATTTCTACCCTCAACGTAGGACACATTGATGATGTACAAGAATTAAGAAGAACTAAACCAAAGACAGTTCCTCAAAGATTTGTTAGAGACATGACAGAAAGACCAACGCTTCAAACATCTCTTTCGCCACAAAACAGTGACATGCCTGTCATTGATTTCTCTAAGCTTAGTAAAGGGAGCAAAGAGGATTTGCTCAATGAACTTCGCAATCTTTCGGTCGCTTGTCAAGAGTGGGGATTTTTTCAG GTGATTAATCATGAGGTTGAGATCAATCTGATGGAAAACATAGAGGATATGAGTAAGGAGTTTTTCATGCTACCTTTGGAAGAGAAACAGAAGTATCCCATGGCACCAGGAACAGTCCAAGGTTATGGACAAGCTTTTGTTTTCTCAGAGGACCAGAAACTTGATTGGTGCAACATGTTTGCTTTAGGAATTGAACCTCACTATATTAGGGACCCAAATCTATGGCCAAAGAAACCAGCAAAACTCag TGAAACAATAGAATTGTACTCAACAGAAATCAATAAACTTTGTCAAAATTTGCTGAGATACATAGCATTAGGcctgagtttggaagaagatgttttTGAGGAGATGTTTGGGGAATCAGTACAAGCCATAAGGATGAATTACTATCCAACATGTTCAAGGCCTGACCTTGTTTTGGGCTTGAGTCCTCATTCAGATGGAAGTGCTCTCACTGTGCTGCAGCAAGCAAAGGGAAGCCCAGTGGGCCTTCAAATACTTAAAGACAACAGATGGGTCCCTGTTCAACCAATTCCAAATGCTCTTGTCATCAACATTGGTGACACAATAGAA GTTCTTACAAATGGAAAATACAAAAGTGTGGAGCATAGGGCTGTGGCTCATGAGGAAAAAGACAGGCTTTCAATTGTGACATTTTATGCTCCTAGCTATCAAGTAGAGCTTGGACCAATGCAAGAATTTGTGGATGAAAATCACCCATGCAAGTATAGGAGATACAATCATGGAGAGTATAGTAAACATTATGTGACAAATAAGTTACAAGGAAAGAGGACTTTGGACTTTGCCAAAGTGGAAAATGTGAATGATACTACAAACTAG